In one Natronoarchaeum mannanilyticum genomic region, the following are encoded:
- a CDS encoding CBS domain-containing protein — translation MGRDLYVCTAGDLATRSIASQSPDATVAATTDWLESEGYDVAPVIDGETVVGYVELDHLQDAAADDQIAAHTNPVTFEEIISTDATFDEVLSALYESPFYFLGGRNRLTGILTRADLNTSPALIHLFDRITLLEERFRELILDEVPDWKERISLDPNIVEDIEERHADARQSNIELDEIHYAQFSTLATIISNIEVCWDACGFSSDHRASSQLDDLTELRNSVAHSQLIVQHTGEGLGKGRTIGKVEQTYTTLTDCLDAL, via the coding sequence ATGGGACGAGACCTCTACGTCTGTACCGCGGGTGATCTCGCTACGCGGTCGATTGCGTCACAATCACCGGATGCCACGGTCGCTGCGACCACTGACTGGCTTGAGTCGGAGGGATATGATGTAGCACCTGTCATCGACGGAGAGACAGTTGTCGGATACGTCGAACTCGACCACCTGCAGGATGCAGCGGCTGACGATCAAATTGCAGCGCACACGAACCCAGTAACGTTCGAGGAGATCATCAGTACCGACGCCACGTTCGATGAGGTACTCTCGGCACTCTACGAGTCCCCGTTTTATTTTCTGGGCGGGCGGAATCGGCTGACGGGCATCCTGACGCGCGCGGACCTGAACACGTCGCCCGCGCTGATCCACCTCTTCGACCGCATCACACTACTCGAAGAGCGCTTCCGTGAGCTCATTCTTGACGAGGTCCCTGACTGGAAGGAGCGTATATCTCTCGATCCAAATATTGTGGAAGATATCGAAGAGAGACACGCTGACGCCCGGCAATCAAACATCGAACTCGATGAAATCCATTACGCTCAGTTCTCAACGCTTGCGACGATCATCAGTAATATCGAGGTCTGCTGGGACGCCTGTGGCTTTTCGAGCGATCACCGAGCGTCGAGCCAACTCGACGATCTGACCGAGTTGCGAAACTCCGTCGCTCACTCACAACTGATCGTCCAGCACACTGGCGAGGGGTTGGGAAAGGGGAGAACGATCGGTAAAGTCGAACAGACCTACACGACGCTTACGGACTGTCTGGACGCTCTCTAG
- a CDS encoding restriction endonuclease, whose amino-acid sequence MAVLDDLSGFEFEDVIEDVFRNLGYENVRQAARTADEGRDVIMEEVVDGTRRAIIVECKHTGTVGRPVVQKLHSAIATFDFDGPKRGMVVTTGRFTNPAQEYADRLQQNDDPHPIELLDGEDLREIADEIGLDLYNGRIEILCDETLRPYDPAADVDAAVAEAFRDIENIEAADLPDPHSSVTFRPVVAVTADTNAVFETSVGVIHRINDRPRFVAHAERGQPQVVDEDVGTLVTENLHATVDLDTEQFGAVFDDVEERRFGQTQTEYKEWAVERLQQHHTTTVSYTGDNNVTYNKTCEPNRSDISVQSIEPVYLPEVRHTTDIQAYTYPYEYYAAGPSRVTAEDGIHQCVHCDTSGGDETYTYCSNCGAIACSSHIKTERLEGEPICTGCAVTERFALKTKYFYDEENLEAFREEYADMSIHERAMENTLLVGGGIVTTLLVILGLLVISGMI is encoded by the coding sequence ATGGCTGTACTGGATGATCTCTCAGGGTTCGAGTTCGAAGATGTAATAGAGGACGTCTTCCGTAATCTCGGCTACGAGAACGTCCGCCAGGCAGCGCGGACGGCCGACGAGGGCCGCGACGTCATCATGGAGGAGGTTGTCGACGGTACCCGCCGCGCGATCATTGTAGAATGCAAGCATACAGGGACGGTCGGGCGGCCGGTCGTCCAGAAGCTCCACTCGGCGATCGCGACGTTCGACTTCGACGGCCCCAAACGCGGAATGGTCGTCACGACCGGCCGGTTCACGAACCCTGCTCAGGAGTACGCCGACCGCCTCCAGCAGAACGACGACCCGCACCCAATCGAGTTGCTCGACGGCGAGGATCTCCGGGAGATTGCCGACGAGATCGGGCTCGACCTCTACAACGGGCGCATCGAGATTCTCTGCGACGAGACCTTGCGCCCGTACGACCCGGCCGCCGACGTCGACGCGGCCGTCGCGGAGGCGTTCCGCGACATCGAGAACATCGAGGCTGCCGACCTCCCAGACCCACACTCATCGGTGACGTTCCGCCCGGTGGTCGCGGTTACCGCGGACACGAACGCCGTCTTCGAGACGTCGGTAGGCGTCATTCACCGGATCAACGACCGGCCCCGATTCGTTGCCCACGCCGAACGCGGGCAGCCCCAGGTCGTCGACGAGGACGTCGGGACGCTGGTCACCGAGAATCTCCACGCGACGGTCGACCTCGACACCGAGCAGTTCGGAGCGGTGTTCGACGACGTCGAGGAGCGACGGTTCGGGCAGACCCAAACGGAGTACAAGGAATGGGCCGTCGAGCGGCTCCAGCAGCACCACACGACGACGGTCTCCTACACGGGCGACAATAACGTCACCTACAACAAGACCTGCGAGCCGAACCGCTCGGACATCTCCGTCCAATCAATTGAACCAGTGTACCTCCCCGAAGTTCGGCACACCACCGACATCCAAGCGTACACCTACCCCTACGAGTACTACGCGGCAGGACCATCAAGGGTGACTGCCGAGGACGGCATCCATCAGTGCGTCCACTGTGACACGAGCGGCGGCGACGAGACGTACACCTACTGTTCGAACTGCGGGGCAATCGCCTGCTCCAGCCACATCAAAACGGAGCGGCTGGAAGGCGAGCCGATCTGTACGGGCTGTGCAGTCACCGAGCGGTTCGCGCTGAAGACGAAGTACTTCTACGACGAGGAGAATCTCGAAGCGTTCCGCGAAGAGTACGCGGATATGTCGATTCACGAGAGGGCGATGGAGAATACACTGCTAGTCGGTGGTGGTATTGTGACGACGCTGCTGGTGATCCTCGGCCTCCTTGTTATATCGGGGATGATCTAG
- a CDS encoding IS6 family transposase, whose translation MPLSDLLKESFATDDLECWQRERTPTPVRAFGVRLTAAGLSIRETTAVLRLLGVDRSHGAVWQWIHRLADSLADPPTATPSRVAVDELAVRINGELHWLYAAIDTDTKLVLGAELFEHRGTDAATAFLRSLDRKHEFTDTVFLVDDYGYLTALARLDLSGRLDYSFRNHIEKWFQTLRMRIDRFHASWVGSRASAQQWLAVFVKYYNRQRPHQALNHRTPAEEVLN comes from the coding sequence ATGCCACTCTCAGACCTGCTCAAAGAGAGTTTCGCGACGGATGATCTTGAGTGTTGGCAGCGTGAGCGGACGCCGACGCCCGTCAGGGCGTTCGGCGTCCGGCTCACCGCTGCCGGCTTATCGATCAGGGAAACAACCGCGGTGTTACGGCTGCTGGGCGTTGACCGCTCGCACGGAGCGGTTTGGCAGTGGATTCACCGGCTGGCCGACAGCCTGGCAGACCCGCCGACGGCAACGCCGTCGCGGGTCGCTGTCGATGAGCTGGCTGTCAGGATTAACGGTGAGCTCCACTGGCTCTACGCCGCGATCGACACCGACACAAAACTCGTACTGGGCGCTGAACTCTTCGAACACCGTGGCACCGACGCTGCAACGGCGTTTCTGCGCTCCCTCGACCGGAAACACGAGTTTACAGACACCGTGTTTCTGGTCGATGACTACGGCTATTTGACTGCCCTCGCGCGCCTCGATCTCAGCGGTCGGCTCGACTACTCGTTCCGAAACCACATCGAAAAGTGGTTTCAGACCCTCAGAATGCGGATCGACCGCTTTCACGCCTCATGGGTGGGCAGTCGGGCTAGCGCCCAGCAGTGGCTCGCTGTCTTCGTCAAGTATTACAATCGACAGCGACCGCATCAGGCACTCAACCACCGCACGCCGGCTGAGGAGGTGCTAAACTAG
- a CDS encoding ABC transporter permease, whose amino-acid sequence MSVLTVAKKDFKGARRSRTLWVAAVLLGQIAVLLGFTARGYRLTGIETVQSSFRMLTQLLAVLLPIIALAATYMAIAGEREGGGIKFLLSFPNTRRDVFVGKLLSRLGIVASGVVFMYIAAISISLAKFGVFPAGVILGTLLLTIIYGSVFVSIAIAVSAAAATRSRAIASSLTSYFVLVILYVFPLIQIKNLVRGIHTSILGMKSNPDLYNAVQYTSPFLAYRKSINLVLPDRLQQQLFRDSATNAAASTRTQAATTDLNLPVYLTDEFSLVILAFWLVIPLFAGYWAFNRADLE is encoded by the coding sequence CAGATTGCAGTCCTCCTCGGGTTTACGGCTCGAGGCTACCGATTGACCGGGATCGAGACTGTCCAGAGTTCGTTCCGGATGTTAACGCAGCTACTGGCGGTACTGCTACCTATCATCGCGTTGGCCGCGACGTACATGGCTATCGCCGGGGAACGCGAAGGCGGCGGGATCAAGTTCTTGCTGTCGTTCCCGAACACCCGTCGGGACGTCTTCGTCGGGAAGCTTCTAAGCCGACTCGGGATCGTCGCATCGGGCGTCGTATTCATGTACATCGCCGCGATCAGCATTTCGCTGGCCAAATTCGGTGTGTTCCCCGCTGGTGTTATTCTTGGGACGCTTCTGCTAACGATCATCTATGGTTCGGTGTTCGTGAGCATCGCCATCGCAGTGTCGGCGGCGGCGGCGACGCGAAGCCGAGCGATCGCCAGTTCGCTGACGTCGTACTTCGTCCTCGTCATCCTCTACGTATTTCCCCTGATCCAGATCAAAAACCTGGTCCGTGGGATTCACACGTCCATACTTGGTATGAAGAGCAATCCGGATCTCTACAATGCAGTTCAGTACACAAGCCCGTTCCTCGCGTACCGGAAGTCGATCAACCTCGTCTTGCCCGACAGGCTGCAACAGCAACTCTTCCGCGATAGCGCCACGAACGCGGCAGCGAGTACGCGCACGCAGGCAGCGACGACCGATCTTAATCTTCCGGTGTACCTTACCGACGAGTTTTCTCTCGTCATCCTCGCGTTTTGGCTCGTGATCCCGTTGTTCGCTGGATATTGGGCGTTTAATCGAGCTGATCTAGAATGA